In the Hordeum vulgare subsp. vulgare chromosome 7H, MorexV3_pseudomolecules_assembly, whole genome shotgun sequence genome, one interval contains:
- the LOC123411959 gene encoding PHD finger-like domain-containing protein 5A, which yields MAKHHPDLIMCRKQPGIAIGRLCEKCDGKCVICDSYVRPCTLVRVCDECNYGSFQGRCVICGGVGISDAYYCKECTQQEKDRDGCPKIVNLGSAKTDLFYERKKYGFKKR from the coding sequence ATGGCGAAGCATCATCCTGACCTCATCATGTGCCGAAAGCAGCCTGGCATTGCTATTGGTCGCCTGTGCGAAAAGTGTGATGGCAAGTGCGTCATCTGTGACTCGTACGTGCGCCCGTGTACGCTTGTCCGGGTCTGCGACGAGTGCAACTATGGCTCATTCCAGGGAAGGTGCGTCATCTGTGGCGGAGTTGGCATCTCAGACGCCTACTACTGTAAAGAGTGCACGCAGCAGGAGAAGGACCGAGATGGGTGCCCCAAGATTGTCAACCTAGGAAGCGCCAAGACTGATCTCTTCTACGAGCGCAAGAAGTATGGTTTTAAGAAGAGATGA